One window of the Triticum dicoccoides isolate Atlit2015 ecotype Zavitan chromosome 3B, WEW_v2.0, whole genome shotgun sequence genome contains the following:
- the LOC119278047 gene encoding DEAD-box ATP-dependent RNA helicase 30-like produces MNPYADNRYADPSSYRDRRSDLAAAPILAPPVPVAPAQNPYAAPYTPMAPPVAGFGQGGGGYGGGMGYGGRGRGGGGGGPGGFRGGGGRGGSNGRDGLDSLSLPKADFRGLIPFEKSFYVECPAVQAMSDTEVAQYRQLRDITVEGREVPKPIRFFHEANFPDYCMQAIAKSGFVEPTPIQAQGWPMALKGRDVIGIAETGSGKTLSYILPGLVHVGAQPRLEQGDGPIVLILAPTRELAVQIQAEATKFGSYSRTRSTCIYGGAPKGPQIRDLRRGVEIVIATPGRLIDMLEAGHTNLRRVTYLVLDEADRMLDMGFEPQIRKILAQIRPDRQTLYWSATWPREVETLARQFLQNPYKVMIGTAELKANHSIQQIVEVISDHEKYPRLSKLLSDLMDGSRILIFFQTKKECDKVTRQLRMDGWPALSIHGDKAQSERDYVLAEFKNGKSPIMAATDVAARGLDVKDIKCVINFDFPTTIEDYIHRIGRTGRAGATGMAFTFFTHSNAKYSRNLVKILREAGQVVNPALEAMSKSAGSMGGGGNFRSRGRGGFGGGGYGGNRSGSNSIPVRRRY; encoded by the exons ATGAATCCCTACGCCGACAACCGCTACGCCGACCCCTCCTCCTACCGCGACAGGCGCAG CGACCTGGCCGCGGCTCCTATACTCGCCCCGCCGGTCCCCGTGGCCCCGGCCCAGAACCCCTACGCTGCCCCGTACACGCCCATGGCCCCCCCCGTCGCTGGCTTCGGCCAGGGCGGCGGAGGCTACGGCGGTGGCATGGGATACGGCGGTAGAGGtagaggcggcggtggcggtggaccagGTGGCTTCCGTGGCGGCGGTGGCAGAGGAGGCAGCAACGGGAGGGACGGGCTCGACTCGCTCTCCCTGCCCAAGGCGGACTTCCGGGGCCTTATACCGTTCGAGAAGAGCTTCTACGTGGAGTGCCCCGCCGTGCAGGCTATGTCGGACACGGAGGTGGCGCAGTACCGTCAGCTCCGGGATATCACCGTGGAAGGCCGGGAGGTGCCCAAGCCTATCCGCTTCTTCCATGAAGCTAACTTTCCAG ATTACTGCATGCAAGCAATTGCTAAGTCAGGATTTGTGGAGCCAACGCCTATCCAAGCTCAGGGTTGGCCGATGGCCTTGAAGGGCAGGGATGTGATTGGTATTGCAGAAACTGGATCTGGGAAAACACTATCTTACATACTACCTGGTTTGGTTCATGTTGGTGCACAGCCTCGACTAG AACAAGGTGATGGCCCGATTGTCTTGATCCTTGCTCCAACAAGAGAACTGGCTGTTCAAATACAGGCAGAAGCTACAAAATTTGGATCATACTCGAGAACTAGAAGCACATGTATCTACGGTGGAGCACCTAAGGGACCACAAATACGTGACCTAAGGAGAG GAGTTGAAATTGTCATTGCAACACCTGGCCGGTTGATAGATATGCTGGAAGCTGGTCACACAAACCTACGTCGGGTTACATACCTTGTCCTGGATGAGGCAGATCGTATGCTCGATATGGGTTTTGAACCTCAGATTCGAAAAATATTGGCACAA ATCCGTCCGGACAGGCAAACCTTGTACTGGAGTGCCACGTGGCCGAGAGAAGTTGAAACACTGGCTAGACAATTTCTGCAGAACCCTTACAAG GTAATGATAGGAACAGCTGAACTTAAAGCTAACCATTCCATACAGCAAATTGTTGAAGTTATCTCAGATCATGAAAAATATCCCAG GCTAAGTAAACTCTTATCTGATCTGATGGATGGGAGCCGAATCTTAATATTTTTTCAAACAAAAAAGGAATGTGATAAGGTCACTCGGCAACTTAGAATGGACGGATGGCCAGCATTATCTATACATGGTGATAAAGCTCAGTCTGAAAGGGACTATGTTCTGGCAGAGTTTAAGAATGGGAAGAGTCCTATAATGGCTGCCACAGATGTAGCGGCACGTGGTCTTG ATGTGAAGGATATTAAGTGCGTGATTAATTTTGATTTCCCGACAACTATCGAGGATTATATTCATAGGATAGGTCGCACTGGCCGTGCCGGTGCTACTGGGATGGCATTCACGTTCTTCACGCATTCCAATGCAAAATATTCAAGGAATCTTGTTAAGATCTTGCGCGAAGCTGGGCAGGTTGTGAATCCAGCGCTAGAAGCTATGTCCAAGTCCGCCGGTTCTATGGGAGGAG GAGGTAATTTCCGGTCAAGGGGCCGAGGTGGGTTTGGTGGTGGTGGGTATGGTGGTAACCGTTCTGGATCAAATTCCATTCCAGTACGTAGAAGATACTAA